Below is a genomic region from Ziziphus jujuba cultivar Dongzao chromosome 7, ASM3175591v1.
CTTTCCATGTAATGGTGGTAGAGTAGAGGTATTAATAATGTTTCTCCAGAATTTGGACAGACTCAAAGGTGGTGTTAGAACAGTTGAAAGTGTTTCATTCAATAAATCAAGTAACACCTTGTGATCTACCTTCTTCTCATCGTGATCATTTAAAGAGTTTTCCTGCTCCTTGgccatttttttatatgattctTCCACTTCTTCAAAGACTGAGATGCTGACTGGCTTTGCTAGTGTTTCCCATCTTGACAAATGTTTCTCAGATGATCCATCATATAAACCAGCAGCAACAAGCAGATCTCTTATGTAAGCTTCTGCTGGATCCTTTATTTCTACCATTTCAGGCTCAATAGGCTCCTGTTTGTTTACTGTGTCCTCAGGCTCATCAGACTCTAGTTGGTTTAGTTGCCTCCGTAGCTCTGCATAACAAACAAATGGAGTTATTTTATTAGATGATTATGTCACAACGGTTTGCGTTAATGACTAATATGTCAATAGTTCCATTCCAAAATATCATTGCTTCAATGAGAGCAGAGACTAAATTATACCTATAACTGTGTTTTCTAGAACATATTCATcctaaaaccataaaataaagtAACAGCATGTAGTAAATActtgaaaggaaaataaaataaaaaatagtcacATGATTCCTTTACCATTGAGGTTTGAGCTGATCTCTCTAAAAACCTGTGGCACAATATAATCATCTCTTGGAGTTAAATCTGGTGTTGATAGAGGGCTAAGATAATCAACTGGCCTCCAGAAATCTTCTTGAGCACTGCTACACACTGATGCAGGACTAGGAGGAACCTCAGTAAAATTCTCCTAAAACCACATGACAGAAAATAATATGATCAGAAGAAAATAACATACTGAATAAATTGATAACAGGTGCATAAGGAATTATATAGAAGAAAGTATTACCCTCACATGCCTCTCTCCAAAGTTTGTAACAGTTGGTCCACTCATGATGTCTTTCATAGGATCATGCTCTTCACCATTTGATTCCAAAATTGACTGCATCTTTTTGCCAAAAAGTCTCCCTCTAAGAGTAAAGCTGTATCTAAAATTGGAAACTCTTTCTTTGaagttaaatttttctttcttcctctttttcatATCAAATGACACTTTTTCAATGGCTTCATGCTTCCTGCGGATTTGTGCACCAGTTAAAATGTGGCGGTCCTCAAGAAGAAGCTTCCCAAAAGATGTTCCTGACACTGGGGCTGACAATGACCTAACAAGGTTTCTAGGGGACAACTCTCTGTGGAGCATTACATCATCACCTAGCCCATGCCTGAAAGATCTTGTTTGCATTTCTTGCTCATCTTTGACAATCTCACTGTAGTctgtttcatttcttttcttcaaaaCATCTCCTCTGGCTCTGGCCCTTTCATTGTGTAACACAGATGACGTAGAGCTGTCACCAACTGCAGTGCAAGGAACATTCAAttctgtttctctttttaaaacatttctcaATCTGTCTGATAAGAATCTTCTAGTATCTCTGTTGATGAACTCTGGGGATCCTGGTCCATTCAACTGAATTTCACTCCTATATGATCTTGTTGATTCTGATCGAAGCAAATTCACTCCCATGTCCCTACTCACACTTTCTCTAACTTGTTTTGCTATGTGCTGAGCAATCTGTTTTGGATTTGCTGGCTTTTCACTGTAAGGGGTCTCAATTCCACTTCCTCGGACAACAGAACCCCTTTTAATCGTTTTCCCTTGCATTTCACATTTCAGtctttctttaacctcctcTAGAAAATCTTCAATACTGCCTCTTTGCTCTGAAGTGCCAGAAGAACTGCTCCAAGACTCTTCAGGATTACAAAGTCTATCAGGACCAGGCTTTAAAACAACTATTCTTGTTGGAACAAAAGATGGATCAATTTTTTGAGAGGAACTCATCAAGGAGTATTGATCAAAGTCTCTGCTTAGTGTTCTGCTTCTCCGTGGATAAGATCCCTTTTGCTCAAATGGGAATAATTCCATCTGATCTCCATGATGTCCCAAATCAATTCGTTCATGCGACCTTGCTTTTATTGTGCTACTTTTAGGTTCCACAGGCTTTTCAAATGCTGTTCTTCCTGATTTCGAGTGAAGTCCAATCATTTCCTCGTTGAGGTCCTCTTGAGGAAGCCAGTGCGAATGGATGATTTCAAGTTCAGCAACCCTTGAACACTCCTTAAACCTGGCTGCCTGCCATGCTTCAAATTCTTTCTTAAACTTCTGTAATTCCTCCTCTTGAGGATGTTCTCGTCGCCTTGGTTTCCCTAACTTCTGGCCATTGCTCAATCTACCAGCTTCTCTGTCTCCATCATGGTAAAACAAATCAAGTTCCGGTTGCCTAGAAGAATTCGAGTTAGAAGAAACATGATTAATTAAGCCCCTtccatttgtttctttatttgaaccttttatttttgtagGCTCATTCTTTTTCTCAATTGGCTGAACTATGGACTTCGTATCTAATGATGCCATATCTATTCCCATCAGACGGGCCACAATACTTGGTGCATTTTGTCTGGTACTTGAACATTTGGAGATTTCCTCGTTAATCAATTTCTTCATTGAAGTCTCAAATGGATAATTGTTCTTTCCAGACCTATCTTCTTCCACCTGAATTGAGAATAAAAATGTTATAGCAAGTGCATCTAAATGTAGTTTTGGGAGAAAGGAGATTATGATTTATCACACAGTATAAAGGAAGCACTCATTAATAACATGCTTAAAAGCATATCCTCTGGTAGAAAGTgcttaaaacaaaaatcactGCAGTCCTGTTTGGAATCCACCATTCAAAGCTCCAAACAAGCTAAAGAAGGCACATATTACCCACCACTGCAAAGTCAATCTCAGAAATCCAAGAACAGAGCCAAATACGATGAAACCGTATCCAAGAACAGAGCCCAAAGACGATGAAACCATCTTAAGACACATTAAGCTATTAGAAGGAATATGATGCAAAATTACCGGTAAGTCTCCTGCAGCACAATAGCGCTGAGAATTTTCTACTTGCAGCTCAAGACTATTTCCAGGAGCTTCATGGCCTGCAGAGTATTTAAAATGGCCAACTTTTATAAGCCgagtaagaaaataaattaacaaaattcaaatttctcaAAATGCTTCTCAATATAGCTAGATTACAGGAGCCTCCATTTGAATACTAACTGGCTTTGAGGTCCAAGTTTTTCTTGACAAAGTCATGCGAAATTTTTGTATCACACAACTATACAACTCATATTTATTAATGAAAATGAACAACCCACTGTGAATTTTGGATCTTCAAGAGTATAGCTAAAGTATAACATGACCCTTAGTTTTAAGACTAAGAGGTTGTTCCTAGCTCCACAATGGGAACAAAAATACTTACCACCGACACCTTTTTTATGTGTACGAACTTTCCTGGCCATGCTCCCCTGATTGAAGTCAAAAAGATGCAATAAGCCTCCCATGCAGCCAGTGGACCTAATTAAAGGTTGTCATTCCTCTATCACTCCTATATGTCTTACCCCATTACTAAACAAaagttttcttccttttttccttctgaTAGGTAACCCAAATTGAATGATTTCATGTAGTTGCTTTACAATCTGCAAGACTAGAAGAGCTTAATATCATTTCAAAAGCATTAAACAATTGACAATTAACTTTTCCATGAGCACCATAAACGAATGAAGGTATCAGATCCCCAAAAAATGACCAACAAATaatgtttttcttgttttgcttAAAGCACTGATAAAAGCCTAATAGAGAAAAAGCAGTCTTTTAAAAGGCAAAAAGCACTGAAACCAAAACAATAAGAACTGAATCGAGCCACTGTTACCACTAGCGTAATTTAGACACTGTATTGCACTCAGTTACGATACCATACTTCATCCCTTATGATAACCAAACTTTTGGCAAGGGAATACTTCACCACTTGGATCCTGTTAATTCAGTCAGGCAAATGTGGGAGAGAAAGAAAGTACATAAGAGCCAACCTAGACAAAGTATCAATTTCCTatacaaaaaatattcaatactAAAGAACACCAGCAATCAATTCTAATAGCTAATGTCCATATTCCCCCACTTATTGAGAATTCCTAACTCATATGACCCTGTACCAGAAACCCACAAATGAAGACAAGCAGAGAAGAATTTTTGGAATCCCAATATGAAGTAAATAACAGAATTTTAAGTATAAAAGAGCATCCAAAACAAAGTCGAAACAGTTTCACCAAAATTGAAGTAAATTCAGCCAATTAAAAGCAGCAGCAAAAAACCAACgatttttgacaaatggagGAAAAGCAATAAAATTCTAAACCATACACACACCACATAACAGACTGAAAAACTGCAATTTTCTCACCGTTTCATGCGCATTCTCAGCAACGAAGCATGAGAGAAGCAAAACCcatcatttgaaaaaaaaaaaaagaaaagaaaagagaatgtTACCAGCTCCCAACTCAAAAAAATAACCAAGAAAGCCAAAGGGGTCCGTTGTGAGCCGGaaatcaaaacaaaagaaagaaagaaaaagagttaTGGTATGATGGAAATTGAGGAGCCTGAAATGAACAGCAGAGAttcgaagaagaaaaagagaaaaattcaaAGGAACAGATTTAGCATATAGAAATGGGTCCTAcagacaaaataattaataaataacaataaaattcagTTCCACATCAATAATGGCACAGCAAAAGCTTCCGCTTTTTAGTTACAGAAAACTCCATACCCCTAAACACATTACTCCTACTTTATTCCCTTTATCattcttttcttctcttattagtctctttttctttctcaatcaagttatatattttaccttttatttcaCAAATCCATACCCCGACACTGTCTTTTCAACGTGCATTTGCCTTTTTTCTGGTACTGAATTTTTTAACCCTTTATTGTACACAAATTAAAACTCTTACTAggtctaataataataataaattcaaagtagaaaaaaaaaatagaataaaaataaatcaaagtcCATGAAATGGAATACAGAGTAGTAGAGAGAGACAGAGTCCATTTGATTTGGTTAAAGTGATTGGAATTTCGATTGGTTGGAGCACGTAACGAACAGCTCAGAGACAGTTTGCTTTTATGCGCACGACGTTTCCATTCGGCGCCATACAAATCGGGTTATATACTATACGCTACCAAATAAATACCATCATACATACGAGGAGGCAGAccaaagattatttatttattattttgatattattattattacggcCTTTTCAACTGCCAATGACAGATCCTACGCGCCCCGTACTTGGCGCGTTTATGATTGCGGCTTAGATGAGATTATGAGAACGTGTCCCTAATGATTTATTGAGAACTACTGTTTTGACTTTATAGACTCCTCTTTAGAAAGCTACCTCACCTTCAAGAACTTTCATTTCAATTAGATTATATGCTTCCGTTTTATTAttacgataaaaaaaaaaattaatattgatgtctttgttaattttttgaggCAATCTGACTATAAGAATATAGAAAGATATCAGATTATGGTGTTGTCACATGTTACAAATTGTTCAAGATCTGCCTGTTTTTGACAAGACTTTGTTAACTCTATTTGCGTTTGGGAATTcaatgttaatattttaataataaaaagaaaaaacatatgaAAGAAGATGtatattgtaataattattgtaTATTACATTGAAGTATCCGACATGTGCATGTGAACAGCATTCCAATTATGAAAAAAGAAACGTAGAATGCGATGGGTATTGGTAGGGATTGGGGAATACACTTGACAACCTCTCAATGGATTCCATTACTATTGGACAttctgaaaaattataaatattttggaaattCATAAAGTTTTTCTTCCTaacaattttgtgaaaagttaAAAGTGTTGTTTGGTTATGttaaatggtatttaatcattgttatagtttattaaatatcaaacactcacaaatttgatggaaaaaaaaataaaaaatcaatataatttgAAGTTGTGTTcagtttaatattattattattattatttatctttttaatttaatagttaatttatatacttaacaaatttaaattattattaactaacatttgatataaataaattatatataatttatatagtaaaaaataaagctaAAAACCAATTAGGTTATCAAATAACACTTCACTTTTGAGCACATGTTTTCTTTTGCAGCACCAATCTATtagttatacatataaa
It encodes:
- the LOC107424299 gene encoding uncharacterized protein LOC107424299, producing the protein MGGLLHLFDFNQGSMARKVRTHKKGVGGHEAPGNSLELQVENSQRYCAAGDLPVEEDRSGKNNYPFETSMKKLINEEISKCSSTRQNAPSIVARLMGIDMASLDTKSIVQPIEKKNEPTKIKGSNKETNGRGLINHVSSNSNSSRQPELDLFYHDGDREAGRLSNGQKLGKPRRREHPQEEELQKFKKEFEAWQAARFKECSRVAELEIIHSHWLPQEDLNEEMIGLHSKSGRTAFEKPVEPKSSTIKARSHERIDLGHHGDQMELFPFEQKGSYPRRSRTLSRDFDQYSLMSSSQKIDPSFVPTRIVVLKPGPDRLCNPEESWSSSSGTSEQRGSIEDFLEEVKERLKCEMQGKTIKRGSVVRGSGIETPYSEKPANPKQIAQHIAKQVRESVSRDMGVNLLRSESTRSYRSEIQLNGPGSPEFINRDTRRFLSDRLRNVLKRETELNVPCTAVGDSSTSSVLHNERARARGDVLKKRNETDYSEIVKDEQEMQTRSFRHGLGDDVMLHRELSPRNLVRSLSAPVSGTSFGKLLLEDRHILTGAQIRRKHEAIEKVSFDMKKRKKEKFNFKERVSNFRYSFTLRGRLFGKKMQSILESNGEEHDPMKDIMSGPTVTNFGERHVRENFTEVPPSPASVCSSAQEDFWRPVDYLSPLSTPDLTPRDDYIVPQVFREISSNLNELRRQLNQLESDEPEDTVNKQEPIEPEMVEIKDPAEAYIRDLLVAAGLYDGSSEKHLSRWETLAKPVSISVFEEVEESYKKMAKEQENSLNDHDEKKVDHKVLLDLLNETLSTVLTPPLSLSKFWRNIINTSTLPPLHGKKLLDRVWRVMCEHLYPPDDRCHYSLDSMVGRDMRLTPWSGLISEEVYSIGREMESLIMGDLVEEILQDMQSFIS